Within Astyanax mexicanus isolate ESR-SI-001 chromosome 2, AstMex3_surface, whole genome shotgun sequence, the genomic segment GTTGCTTATTAGAGACATTTCTGCTGCTTAGATTGTATTAAATggtatttcatttattcatttatttgacaTAATATTAACATTTCTGAAAAGCCACCTAGAATATATTTACTTCATATTCGCCCTTGTTCTAAATATAGAATGTGTACTTTTTGTCTGCTTgcaatgtaaagaaaaataaGTTTGAACTCTATTTTATTTGTCAATACACATATTTCTACTTCTGCATTTTCCAAAAAAGTCGTGATGGTAAAGCATTTACACTTTTATAGTGTTGCCATTTCTTCTTACATCACTTAAAATACGTTTAGGCACTGAGTATActaagtgatgaagtgtttcaggtgacGTTTTGTTCTAATTCTTTCTGCAAACACACCTTAATGTGTGAAAAAGTACATGCTGTCACATTTTCTCTACACATTCTCTATTGGGAACAAATCAGGACTGCATACCAGTACAGTACGTGTTCCTTCTTTTCTACAGACATGCCTTGGTAATGTGTGAAAACAATGTTGTTGTGAAGATAGCATATGCTGTTATTAAAGTGTAGTtgtctgcattaatgctgcatcacatcaGCTCAGTTGTTTTTGATAACTGCTGATAACAGTTTGGATGGTCTTTTCATCTTTTGTCCTGAGCTCACAGCTTATAGAAAAACTGTGTTCTATAAAATTCTGATTCTTCTGACCACAGTGCATGATTTCACTGTGgtatggtccatcccagatgcatCTGAGcccatttaaagcagcactaggtaggatttccttgatttttgatctttttaaagaagtaaaattacagcttgaaaaaaggaatagcggtgctctcgtgtctgcaccgggctcctctgagctcaaaccagactctgtaagttttctgaggcggccgcgaccaacgctcgtgagaactgcgacctgctttccgacatttagttctaacagttatacaaggactactggttcattctttacaaactaacatacagacactctggcatgagctggaaagagaccgaatatgtctgtgaaagccagaaaacgagaaagaaaaactaatccgcctgaaacatttattacactctgcaactgtagggggagcccacgagcacaaaatctcaatcctacctagtggagctttaagtcaACACCACATATGGATATGTTGAACCTAAGGCCTCTGTTTTACACAGTAAAGTTTAAAAAAGGAGTGTTTGTGAAAGTAGCTCAGTATTGTACTGCTTTACAGTATTCCAAAATAATCCCTTACCTATGCGGTTCAGTCAGCTATCGTTGAATATAAGTTCTGCCTTTCTGTTCTTGAATATGCCTTCTGAGGGATCAGAAATTCTAGGAGATCATGCCTTTCCTCTTCAAACACTAAAATTACTCCCAGTTCCGTCAAtggttacattttttattatgcaCTGTGGagagaaaatatacaaaattgcttttaattttttaataattaagtttATTGCCAAACTTAAAATATTTGCTTTTCAAAGACTTTCATGGATATTGCTTTTGTACCAGTTAATCATTAGAGTCATTGTTTGACATCACCTATTGAAAATCATATTACTATTTTGgatcaaaaatgaatatttgagaagtgtttatttatttgctttttcatacttatattcatatatatatatacacacttttttctgatttgaggttgtgTTTCAAATATAATGTATGCTCATATTAAGATGCATTATACAATGTTGCTTTTCTCATCATCGTTTTTTGTGGTTGGAGGAAAATTACTGCAGCTTTTCCTAAATGATTGCAGTGACAGTCATACTAACTTTTTCCTGCATTCAAGGTCATGGTTTCCCTTACGTTTATGgaaattacataaatattaagCTATTATACCAAACTGTGGGGAACTAGAAAGCTGAGTTTCTTAAACCACATCATGAATACTGTGTTCATGCATGGAGTTAAACACTGAATGCAGCAAAACCTATATAGGAAAAAGCAGGCATTGTATTGCTGAGGAATCTGGAGCAGCTCACTGACCCACACTTTCACACTCATTCCCCATCTCCTTTGATTGTGCTTGCCAAGAGCCCCCAACATATGGTCATTTTTCAAAGGAGAAGGTGATTTCCCTGATATCCCTCTTttgatttctgtatttctgtaggTGGGTGACTGATCCATGCAGACCCAGGGGTGATGGCAGTGTCTGACCTGCTGACTGTAGTGCTGTGGGGGTTGGTTGTTGTTCAGGGTGAGCAGCTGAAACAGGCCCACACTCCTCTACTGCCCCATCGGCCGTTTGTGGTGGTGTGGAACGCACCCACTGAATCGTGCCGTCTGCGTTTTAAGGTAAAAAGGAATTATTAAAGAATTATTGAATGAATTGAACGTAACTTTATCTACTTTCGCAAATCTTAAAAAGTAAACTAAGCATAATATAACTGTGATTTCTAGTTATTAACAAAAGTTGTacagtaattatatatattttttttaattgaaacagACAGAGACATTCAGTCCATTTTGAATGGAAGCCACCTTAGTGGGGGTATATTCTCATATGattttaagtaaatattttacGTACACTGACATGTGGGGCCTGCtgcattaaatgtaaatgtgattcTTGACAATTCTAACCTggtgctgctggtcacaatcattactacttACTATGTTACATACTGTGGGTAGTAATACCTTCTATGACCAGTATGACACACGTGATATTATGAACTGAGGAATGACGGATACCTGaacaactttggaaatggaatgttcGATGCCTCtgacactcactatcagacctcagtTGAACTCTGATAatttacattgccttgccatgagcacactgttcAGAGGGATCTTCCATAATATACTTGTGATTTCTAGTTAAATATGTAGATCACTAAACAACCAGGCCTTGATACACTAGATACTTATTAATGTACAAACAAATATGGAAAGGTTATTTTGGTATGTTAGCAGTATAGGATTCTtgacctataaaaaaaaaaacacatggaaaaAATTCATTGGATAGCAGTATGTGAATTGATATGCAGGTTTACCTCTGGGAACTGTTTGGTAATTCCCACACTTGCAACATGTGTGAGGTTGTATCTTGTGATTAAgtactcatggcaaggcaacataaaaaaaattgagtgAATAAATAAAGTTTGAGTAAAGTCAGAAGTGCAGTGGATGGTGTTGATTGTAAtcagtggcatctggctagaattgtgtgTGTAAAGAGACAAACAACtacagcagaaatcacatcctcATTCagtgggacacaatactagtctcATGGCACATCAGTGTAGTCATTTTTATGTGTCTGCAGATCCTATTCTTAAAACTTTCTAAAAGTCTACCTCAATTAATCAGTgaataaaattatgtttaaatgaGGGTGAAAAAGAAAGTGTCTGAAttgtattttctgaattatttGGTGACTCATTCcttttaaatgctatttaataaactaaatatgTGATTTTAGTGATGTCTTTTATGCCTTACAATggttttattatgtattatttattattatttaattgacattaaaaaacaaacaatcaaacaaatattgaatattgaatataaaatgcattcaaatatattcatatctatgtctataatcattaaataatttaatgaattaatttaaacagcatataaaaaaaacactgtaatacattttaattgttcTATTAAAAATTCCTAATAATCCAcaatcattttctctcttttgaaAGGTGGACCTGGATTTAAGTGTATTTGACATTTTTGCTAACCAAAATGAAACACTGAGCGGCCCAAATGTCACCATCTTCTACCACAGTCACCTGGGCTACTACCCTTATTACACCAGCACTGGAGTTCCTATCAATGGAGGCCTGCCTCAGAACCAGAGCCTCAGCAAGCACCTCAACAAAGCCAGAGCTGACATCGACAAGCTCATCCCGTTCAAAGACTTCCGAGGACTTGCTGTGATTGACTGGGAGAACTGGCGTCCTCAGTGGGTGCGCAACTGGGGCTCCAAGGACATCTACCGGAACAAATCCAAGGAGCTCATAAGAAAGGCTCATCCTCGCTGGCCTCAAAGCAAAGTGGAGAATGAAGCCAAGGAGACTTTTGAGAGAGCAGGACAGGCTTTCATGAACTTCACTCTACAGCTTGCAAAGAGTCGCCGGCCACATGGCCTGTGGGGCTTTTACCTGTTTCCAGACTGCTACAACTACGGCTACAAGCAGCACCCACACCGATACACGGGAGAGTGCCCCAATGTGGAGCATGTGCGTAACGACCATCTCATGTGGCTTTGGAAGGAAAGCACAGCGCTCTATCCATCCATATACCTGGACTATGAGCTGAAGTCTTCACCCAACACTGTGAAGTTTGTGCACTATAGGGTCAAGGAGGCAATGCGGATCGCCTCGATCGCCCGGAATGACTTCACTCTGCCTGTGTTCGTGTACTCCAGACCCTTTTATGCCTACACATTCACTGTGCTGTCTGAGGTGAGAAAGCAatgtaatatagtaaaatatatatgtccaatatactgtatatttaatgttcaaaacACTTTGGAAAAATATTTTGTCTTAAGCAAAAAACTTCATTTGTTAAGAGGCAATGTAACTGGTTATATTTAGAttaaggcccaatcctatttcacccatTGGCCCAACCACTtatccctacccctctgtttgcgTGTGCACGCAAAGTGGTAGGGATAGGCTTTGAATGGGATGGTTAACTGAGATTTTGCATACTTAAAACAGGGGGAtgaaaatcactggcaagatggtggcagaagcaaccaaagaaaccaacaaatgatagtattttccttttttaaaatgatcctaaccactatattaccattgtttaaaataaaaaaaaacttaacatatATTACCATATGTTGAATGTGTAGTTTAATGACCATTTTTTTCATAACAAGCTTAAAAAATtgtttcagtagctagctagctagctaaccttcccattccaccttaaatggtgcaacatacAGAAGAggctgcattatttaaggtggaaattattattaataaaaaaattaaagtgaaCAAATGCTAATTTCAGCTTTACATCACAggggaattaaggaatggacaataataattcatttctgccaCACCTGCCccatttctgaagacatacagtaCAAGGCCCTTAATTTAACAAGCAGCTAGGCTGCTGAACTTTAGCCCTCCACTGCAATATATCTTTATCAGCTGCTTAAAGGGTTATTCTAAGTCTTAGAGGCAGGATTTCACCCCTAAACCTTGTAaatctgttccaaggggaaggttacactcgaaaacaaggggtaggggtacaaaagagagatgggattgggcctaaatagTTGTTTTCTATCACGCAGACATTTTGTCAGTGTAAAACATATTCTCAGAAGAGTGCATGCCAGttgcatactacacactaatactataatTGTTGGTGTGGCGCCAGTGAAAACACCAGTGCCTCTTTGTGAGCTACCACATCTTGTGGGACACTGGGGTTCAATCCTGGGTCTGGGTGACCATGCTGGCCTACACCAATaacagtccttgggcaagactcctaacactacaatGGCCCAGCTCTGTAATAGGACTAACCTTGTAAGTtcctctggataagagcatcagttaaatgCCATAAAGACCATATAATATATGCACTATATATTAATCTAAGTAGTTTGGGCTTGGCATAACATTCTAATCACTTTCGTAGTAATTGGTGAAGCATTACTATGGCAACAAAGTGGTTCTTCTTCCTCTTTTAATGTTGTACTTGCATTGTTGTCTCCCATTTTTCCAAATTGTCCAGGCAATATTAAGGTCCTCTATTTTTGTTACTTATAACATTGTGAGACAAAAGTTAACTTTAAAACAATTATCAAAAATGTatgcattttaattatttgagtaaACTCAAATCTGACACTTCATCAATACTATGTTCTATATTgcctaaaaaaatgtattaggaCCAATAACATATTAATACTATTCCTAGAACTTACTTACTTTgaataacacaatacttaataCTACATTCACTATTCTGAAACAAGTATTTACTGGTTCTTATGagattaagggtattaaaaatgagTTCATGTTGTAGAAGTTACTGTCTCTACTATCCACAAAGAAGGTTTTCTACCAGATTTTGGATCATCACCACCTCACCTTATCTCCAAACCTATCCCCTTTTTCTCAAATGTTGATTTTTGATGTCTCAGAGGAGGTATTTGTGATTCTCACTTAGATGACATTTAGAGATTATCTTTGTCACAGACTTTATCTCCTAAAATTGCTTAGGAGAAATATCAAAAGACAATACAATGCTGAGAAAACTGAGTGGTTTAGACACATATGAGTTTTAGTGAGATCAGGTGGCAGTCTGCCAAACCTGGGAATCAAACCCACAAACCTTGTAgtccagtgctctaaccactgagccaccactaccCTAAAAGCTGATCCACCACTGCTGTTGAGATCTATATTAAACCTCATGAGAAGACATGTGAGATATGTGGCCCACTTATCTCAGGGGACATATTTGGGCATCAAGAAACTTATGCTAAAGTCTCCCCTGTCTTTTCATCTGATTGTATTGTTGTCTATTAAGGAGATCTCCTTTAATTGTTCTTTCCTGTAGGACTTCCCAACTCATTttaaacacagtttcactgctccaagGCTCAATGCTGAGGCACCTTCTACTCATTTATCCTAATGTCTACAATAAATTGATTCATGTTTATTTGCTAATTCTCTGACTCTAACTTCTCAActtaaagtagctttatttatttattagaagaCGTGTCCACCAACCTTTTGTACATATAGTTAGCGTATTTATATGTTGTATGCAATATGCTGTCAAGAGTAGAACCCTTTGTAGCCACCCTTATTCCTGTAAAGCATATGGAAATCATCAAAAGCACATATTGTTTCAATCACTGGTCCAGGACTTGATTGACGAAGTTGATGAAAACGCTCCACTCTTAAACATCTTGAATGCCTTAGATATGGTAAAACACTCACACGTCAAGTAATTATGAATGGAATGCTGGATATCAGGGGTGGTACAGGAACAATAATATTTTCACTTTGATTGGGTTATCCACAGTTATACATTTTGTGGCACATCAGGGCAATGTTGGAATTTAGTGTTGGAACCTATATGACTTTCATATGCTCTTATTGATAGGGAATAGCACGCAACAGCTTGGGAGGTCATCAAACGTCATGAGCTCTAAAGAAACCAAAATTATGCAACATGCagagacattttaacagtttaaattaataaattaatattaatatactgtaccaTTTCTCATGCAAATATGATTATGTGTTGTTAAGTTTGTGCTGTTGAACTCTTTACAGAGTGACCTGGTCCACACC encodes:
- the hyal6 gene encoding hyaluronoglucosaminidase 6 — translated: MAVSDLLTVVLWGLVVVQGEQLKQAHTPLLPHRPFVVVWNAPTESCRLRFKVDLDLSVFDIFANQNETLSGPNVTIFYHSHLGYYPYYTSTGVPINGGLPQNQSLSKHLNKARADIDKLIPFKDFRGLAVIDWENWRPQWVRNWGSKDIYRNKSKELIRKAHPRWPQSKVENEAKETFERAGQAFMNFTLQLAKSRRPHGLWGFYLFPDCYNYGYKQHPHRYTGECPNVEHVRNDHLMWLWKESTALYPSIYLDYELKSSPNTVKFVHYRVKEAMRIASIARNDFTLPVFVYSRPFYAYTFTVLSESDLVHTIGESAALGADGVVLWGSSEYARSQRNCLTVKKYIDGPLGHYVINVTSAAKLCSKALCKKNGKCVRKSMDSKAYLHLNPRFFNIHLNRAARGPRFHVSGHLNYHDILDMKHKFTCQCYQGWTGIYCEIPQLIHPLPPRSNDSFLPELLLVLSLYFSCLSVIIFLGLCLIIKCLIL